A genomic window from Quercus lobata isolate SW786 chromosome 10, ValleyOak3.0 Primary Assembly, whole genome shotgun sequence includes:
- the LOC115964182 gene encoding (-)-germacrene D synthase-like: MSIQVSRAQSQNAKSEVVRRTANFHPSIWGDRFISNTSEDKDIHFRKVREVEELKDEVRNELFATGHLSQQLGLIDALQRLGVAYHFEREIQEALEHIYTTFNDKIDVDDLYKVSLSFLLLRQEGFKVSCDVFKKFKDEDGQFKESLTSNVEGMLAFYEATHLRMHGEDILDEALEVTTTHLKSTVSLIANPLAAQITCALKQPLHKGIPRLEARQYISFYEQDASHNKVLLKFSILDFNLVQSLHKEELSYITRWWKDLDFAKKLPFARDRIVECYFWIVSVYFEPQYSLARKILTKVISMTSILDDIYDAYGTLEELEPFTEAIERWNISSIEQLPEYMQICCRALFDVFEAIENELAKKERSYRVSYAKDAMKRLVRAYFDEAKWFYQNYIPTMEEYMHVALESSGLPLLITISFLGMGDIVTKEAFDWTFSKPKIITASSVIGRLMDDMKSHRFEQERGHAPSAVECYMKQHGVSEQVVHDEFNRQVANAWKDINEECIRPTVVPRPLLMRCLNLTRSLDIIYKEGDNYTHVGKEMKDNVALVLIDPIPI; the protein is encoded by the exons ATGTCTATCCAAGTCTCAAGGGCTCAATCCCAAAATGCCAAATCAGAGGTTGTTCGCCGGACAGCAAATTTCCATCCAAGCATTTGGGGTGACCGTTTCATCAGCAATACTTCTGAGGACAAG GATATTCATTTCCGTAAAGTACGTGAAGTTGAAGAGCTGAAAGATGAGGTGAGAAATGAGCTCTTTGCCACGGGTCATCTTTCACAACAGCTGGGCTTAATTGATGCACTCCAGCGCCTTGGCGTCGCTTACCACTTTGAAAGAGAAATCCAAGAAGCTCTTGAACATATATACACAACTTTTAACGACaaaattgatgttgatgatctCTACAAAGTTTCCCTCAGTTTTCTACTGCTACGCCAAGAAGGATTTAAGGTTTCATGTG ATGTTTTCAAAAAGTTCAAAGACGAAGATGGTCAATTCAAGGAAAGCTTGACCAGTAACGTTGAAGGCATGCTAGCCTTCTATGAAGCTACACATCTGAGGATGCATGGAGAAGACATTCTTGATGAGGCCCTTGAGGTCACTACCACTCACCTTAAGTCCACAGTATCCCTTATTGCCAATCCGTTGGCAGCACAAATAACTTGTGCCCTAAAGCAGCCCTTGCACAAGGGCATACCACGGCTAGAGGCTCGGCAATATATTTCTTTCTATGAACAAGATGCTTCACATAACAAAGTTTTGCTCAAGTTTTCAATATTAGATTTCAATCTAGTGCAGTCATTGCACAAAGAGGAACTTAGTTATATCACAAG GTGGTGGAAAGATTTAGATTTTGCAAAGAAGCTACCTTTTGCAAGAGATAGGATTGTCGAATGCTACTTTTGGATAGTCTCGGTCTACTTTGAGCCCCAATATTCACTTGCAAGAAAAATATTAACCAAAGTTATTTCCATGACATCTATTCTAGACGATATATATGATGCTTATGGCACACTTGAAGAACTCGAACCCTTCACAGAAGCAATTGAGAG GTGGAATATTAGTAGCATAGAGCAACTTCCAGAATACATGCAAATATGTTGTCGTGCACTCTTTGATGTATTTGAAGCAATTGAAAATGAGTTggccaagaaagaaagatcATACCGTGTTAGCTATGCAAAAGATGCT ATGAAACGTTTGGTTCGGGCCTACTTTGATGAAGCCAAATGGTTCTACCAAAATTACATCCCAACAATGGAGGAGTATATGCATGTTGCACTTGAAAGCTCTGGTTTACCTCTGCTCATAACTATCTCTTTCCTTGGCATGGGTGACATCGTTACAAAAGAGGCATTTGATTGGACCTTCAGCAAGCCTAAGATTATTACAGCTTCATCCGTAATTGGTAGACTCATGGATGACATGAAGTCACATAGG TTTGAGCAAGAGAGAGGGCATGCTCCCTCAGCAGTTGAATGCTACATGAAGCAACATGGTGTTTCAGAGCAAGTAGTCCATGATGAATTCAACAGGCAAGTTGCTAATGCATGGAAGGACATTAATGAGGAGTGTATAAGACCTACTGTTGTTCCCAGGCCTCTACTTATGCGTTGTCTTAATCTTACACGATCATTAGATATCATTTACAAGGAAGGGGATAACTACACTCACGTTGGAAAAGAGATGAAAGATAATGTTGCATTAGTGCTTATAGACCCAATACCAATATAA